From Pseudomonas sp. B21-028, one genomic window encodes:
- the ubiB gene encoding ubiquinone biosynthesis regulatory protein kinase UbiB — MKLLAVRRLLRIQRVVIRYRLDDLLFALPLPWFLLALRFALPWRWFPRRTLDLSRGARLRLALQDLGPIFIKFGQILSTRRDLLPEDIADELMLLQDRVPPFDSKLSVALIEEQLGRTISEVFSRFDVEPLASASVAQVHAAQLKSGEEVVVKVIRPGLKPIIAQDLAWLFILARAAERLSADARLLHPVDVVLDYEKTIYDELDLLREAANASQLRRNFEGSPLLYVPQVYWDWCRPKVLVMERIYGIQVTDLATLADQRTDMKMLAERGVEIFFTQVFRDSFFHADMHPGNIFVSTVQPWSPQYIAIDCGIVGSLTPEDQDYLARNLFAFFKRDYRRVAQLHIDSGWVPAETKLNEFEAAIRTVCEPIFEKPLKDISFGQVLMRLFQTARRFNMEVQPQLVLLQKTLLNIEGLGRQLYPDLDLWNTAQPFLERWMRERVSPKALLGNVQSQFEQIPHLANMTRDLLERMSQPHAQDPAPPWKRRKDDWLLRLLGAAHLGGGAVLAAGGPLSELGHWPAAAMVIVGLYLVVRR; from the coding sequence ATGAAGCTGCTTGCCGTCCGCCGTTTGTTGCGCATCCAGCGCGTCGTGATCCGTTACCGCCTCGATGACCTGCTGTTCGCCCTGCCTCTGCCCTGGTTTCTGCTGGCACTGCGTTTCGCGCTGCCGTGGCGCTGGTTCCCCCGGCGGACGTTGGACTTGAGCCGTGGCGCCCGCCTGCGCCTGGCCTTGCAAGACCTGGGACCGATCTTCATCAAGTTCGGGCAGATCCTCTCGACCCGCCGCGACCTGTTGCCCGAAGACATCGCCGACGAACTGATGCTGCTGCAAGACCGCGTGCCACCGTTCGATTCCAAGCTGTCGGTAGCCTTGATCGAGGAGCAACTGGGCAGGACGATCAGCGAAGTCTTCAGCCGCTTCGATGTCGAGCCCCTGGCTTCGGCTTCCGTGGCCCAGGTTCACGCCGCGCAGCTCAAGAGCGGCGAAGAAGTGGTGGTCAAGGTCATTCGCCCGGGCCTCAAGCCGATCATCGCCCAGGACCTGGCGTGGCTGTTCATTCTCGCCCGCGCCGCCGAGCGACTGTCCGCCGATGCGCGCCTGCTGCACCCGGTCGACGTGGTGCTGGATTACGAGAAAACCATCTACGACGAACTCGACCTGCTGCGCGAGGCCGCCAACGCCAGCCAGTTGCGCCGCAACTTCGAAGGCTCGCCGCTGCTGTATGTGCCGCAGGTCTATTGGGACTGGTGCCGTCCCAAAGTCCTGGTGATGGAGCGCATCTACGGCATCCAGGTCACCGACCTGGCGACCCTGGCCGACCAGCGCACCGACATGAAGATGCTCGCCGAGCGCGGCGTGGAAATCTTCTTCACCCAGGTGTTCCGCGACAGCTTCTTCCACGCCGACATGCACCCCGGCAACATCTTCGTCAGCACCGTGCAGCCGTGGAGCCCGCAATACATTGCCATCGACTGCGGCATCGTTGGCAGCCTGACACCCGAAGACCAGGATTACCTGGCCCGCAACCTGTTCGCGTTCTTTAAACGCGACTACCGCCGCGTCGCACAACTGCACATCGATTCCGGCTGGGTACCGGCCGAGACCAAGCTCAACGAATTCGAGGCGGCAATCCGCACGGTGTGTGAGCCGATCTTCGAAAAACCGTTAAAAGATATTTCCTTCGGCCAGGTGCTGATGCGCCTGTTCCAGACCGCGCGTCGCTTCAACATGGAGGTTCAGCCACAACTGGTGCTGTTGCAGAAAACCCTGTTGAACATCGAGGGCCTCGGTCGCCAGTTGTACCCCGACCTGGACCTGTGGAACACCGCCCAGCCCTTCCTCGAACGCTGGATGCGCGAGCGTGTCAGCCCCAAGGCCCTGCTGGGCAACGTGCAGAGCCAGTTCGAGCAGATCCCGCACCTGGCCAACATGACCCGCGACCTGCTCGAGCGCATGTCCCAGCCCCACGCCCAGGACCCCGCCCCACCATGGAAACGCCGCAAGGACGACTGGTTGCTGCGCCTGCTCGGCGCTGCCCACCTGGGTGGCGGCGCGGTACTGGCGGCCGGCGGACCATTGAGCGAACTGGGGCATTGGCCCGCCGCCGCGATGGTGATCGTCGGTTTGTATCTGGTCGTTCGTCGATAG
- the ubiE gene encoding bifunctional demethylmenaquinone methyltransferase/2-methoxy-6-polyprenyl-1,4-benzoquinol methylase UbiE, whose translation MTDQRKGSDAEPTTHFGFKNVPESQKAEKVAEVFHSVAAKYDLMNDLLSGGMHRLWKRFAIELSGVRSGNRVLDIAGGTGDLTKKFSHIVGPTGHVVLADINESMLKVGRDRLLDLGVAGNVEFVQADAEKLPFPDNHFDCVTIAFGLRNVTHKEDALRSMLRVLKPGGRLLVLEFSKPTNALMSKAYDAYSFAFMPLMGKLITNDAESYRYLAESIRMHPDQETLKSMMVEAGFDRVTYHNMTSGIVALHRGIKP comes from the coding sequence ATGACTGATCAGCGCAAAGGCAGCGATGCCGAACCCACCACTCACTTCGGCTTCAAGAACGTGCCGGAAAGCCAGAAGGCGGAAAAAGTCGCTGAGGTTTTCCACTCGGTAGCCGCCAAATACGACTTGATGAACGATCTGCTCTCGGGCGGCATGCACCGTCTGTGGAAGCGCTTCGCAATCGAATTGTCGGGCGTGCGCAGCGGCAATCGCGTGCTGGACATCGCTGGCGGCACGGGCGACCTGACGAAGAAGTTCTCCCACATCGTCGGACCGACCGGCCATGTGGTGCTCGCCGACATCAACGAATCCATGCTCAAGGTCGGTCGCGACCGCCTGCTGGACCTGGGCGTGGCTGGCAATGTCGAGTTCGTCCAGGCCGACGCCGAGAAACTGCCGTTCCCGGACAACCATTTCGATTGCGTGACCATCGCCTTCGGCCTACGCAACGTTACCCACAAGGAAGACGCCCTGCGCTCGATGCTGCGGGTGCTCAAGCCCGGTGGCCGCCTGCTGGTGCTGGAATTCTCCAAGCCCACCAACGCGCTGATGTCCAAGGCCTACGACGCCTACTCGTTCGCTTTCATGCCGCTGATGGGCAAGCTGATTACCAACGATGCGGAAAGCTATCGCTACCTGGCCGAATCGATCCGCATGCACCCGGACCAGGAGACCCTGAAGTCGATGATGGTCGAGGCCGGTTTCGACCGCGTGACCTACCACAACATGACCTCGGGTATCGTGGCCCTGCACCGCGGAATCAAACCCTGA
- a CDS encoding polyhydroxyalkanoic acid system family protein, with amino-acid sequence MAKISVERTHDLGKEAARAKADQLAQKLSDSYGLKPQWAGDTLEFKGSGVEGKVAVGEDLIRVDVKLGLLMSAMSGMIKTEIEKALDKALA; translated from the coding sequence ATGGCCAAAATCAGTGTTGAGCGTACCCATGATCTGGGCAAGGAAGCGGCCCGCGCGAAGGCCGACCAGTTGGCGCAGAAATTATCCGACAGCTATGGCCTGAAGCCGCAGTGGGCAGGCGACACGCTGGAGTTCAAGGGGTCTGGAGTGGAGGGCAAGGTGGCGGTTGGCGAGGACCTGATCCGCGTCGACGTGAAGCTGGGCCTGTTGATGTCGGCCATGAGTGGAATGATCAAGACGGAAATCGAAAAGGCGCTGGACAAGGCGTTGGCCTGA
- a CDS encoding phasin family protein, whose product MAKVILKKKTDVESSTLGGVKTYARKIWLAGLGAYAKVGQEGSEYFQELVKAGEVVETKGKKNIAGKLEAANSELIEARADVNTFKARVEVQLDKVEKVFDARVASALNRIGIPSKHDVEALSAKLDELTALLERVTRKH is encoded by the coding sequence ATGGCCAAAGTTATTCTGAAGAAAAAAACCGACGTTGAATCTTCCACGCTTGGCGGCGTGAAAACGTACGCGCGCAAGATCTGGCTGGCGGGCCTGGGCGCATACGCCAAGGTCGGTCAGGAAGGCAGCGAGTACTTCCAGGAGTTGGTCAAGGCTGGCGAAGTAGTTGAAACCAAAGGTAAAAAGAACATTGCCGGAAAACTTGAAGCGGCCAACAGCGAACTGATTGAAGCCAGGGCCGACGTCAATACATTCAAGGCCCGGGTTGAAGTACAACTCGATAAAGTCGAGAAGGTATTCGACGCCCGTGTTGCAAGTGCCTTGAATCGTATCGGCATTCCGTCTAAACATGACGTTGAGGCACTCTCTGCCAAGCTCGATGAGCTGACGGCACTGCTCGAACGTGTGACGCGTAAACATTAA
- a CDS encoding phasin family protein: MAGKKTTEKESSSWAGKIEKYSRKIWLAGLGVYSKIDTDGSKLFESLVKDGEKAEKLTKTAVGKQVDAAKDSAGSAKSRMSGVKDRAMGKWDELEGAFDKRLNSAISRLGVPSRNEVKALHSKVDTLTKQIEKLTGAKVAPVAAKTAAAKPATKTAAKPLVKAAAKAVAKPAVKAAAKPVAKTAAAKPAVKAAAKPVAAKAAAKPAAKTAAKPAAKTAAAKPVAAKPAAKPAAKPAVKAAAKPAVKAAAKPAAAKKPAVKKAAAPKAAAPKAPAAVAKPATPTSTANSVSAPTPVATPTPAPAPSTPTSQS, from the coding sequence ATGGCTGGCAAAAAAACAACCGAAAAAGAAAGCAGCTCGTGGGCCGGGAAGATTGAAAAATATTCCCGCAAAATCTGGCTTGCTGGTTTAGGCGTGTACTCGAAGATCGACACTGACGGCAGCAAACTCTTCGAGTCCCTGGTTAAGGACGGCGAGAAGGCCGAAAAGCTCACCAAGACAGCGGTTGGCAAGCAAGTCGATGCCGCCAAGGACTCTGCCGGGTCCGCCAAGTCGCGAATGAGCGGCGTGAAGGATCGTGCAATGGGCAAGTGGGACGAACTGGAAGGGGCTTTCGACAAGCGCCTGAACAGTGCGATCTCTCGCCTTGGCGTGCCAAGCCGCAATGAAGTCAAGGCACTGCACAGCAAGGTCGACACCCTGACCAAACAGATCGAGAAACTCACCGGGGCCAAGGTCGCACCGGTGGCAGCCAAGACTGCAGCGGCCAAGCCGGCCACCAAGACAGCAGCCAAGCCATTGGTTAAAGCAGCGGCAAAAGCCGTTGCCAAACCTGCGGTGAAAGCCGCGGCCAAGCCTGTGGCAAAAACCGCTGCGGCCAAGCCTGCAGTCAAGGCAGCGGCCAAGCCGGTAGCGGCTAAAGCGGCAGCCAAGCCTGCCGCGAAGACTGCGGCGAAACCTGCGGCAAAAACCGCGGCGGCCAAACCAGTTGCGGCCAAACCGGCAGCGAAACCCGCGGCCAAACCAGCAGTCAAGGCAGCGGCCAAGCCGGCAGTAAAAGCGGCAGCCAAACCTGCCGCCGCGAAGAAGCCTGCCGTGAAGAAAGCGGCTGCGCCAAAAGCAGCGGCACCCAAGGCTCCGGCAGCCGTCGCAAAACCGGCCACCCCGACGAGCACGGCAAACTCCGTCTCGGCGCCGACCCCGGTGGCCACCCCGACTCCAGCGCCGGCTCCATCGACGCCTACCAGTCAGTCCTGA
- a CDS encoding TetR/AcrR family transcriptional regulator, whose protein sequence is MKTRDRILECALHLFNEKGEPNVSTLEIANEMGISPGNLYYHFHGKEPLVLGLFEHFQAALSPLLDPPADAQLAPEDYWLFLHLIVERLAQYRFLFQDLSNLAGRLPKLAKGIRQLLNALKRTLASLLAQLKAQGFLVSGTQALGQLVEQITLTLLFSLDYQRILDRQGEVRLVVYQIMMLVAPHLLPAAKVATERLALRYLEDHE, encoded by the coding sequence ATGAAAACCCGCGACCGCATTCTTGAATGCGCCCTGCATCTGTTCAATGAAAAGGGCGAACCGAACGTCTCTACCCTGGAGATCGCCAATGAAATGGGCATCAGCCCCGGCAATCTCTATTACCACTTCCATGGCAAGGAACCCCTTGTCCTTGGGCTGTTCGAGCACTTCCAGGCAGCACTGTCACCGCTGCTGGATCCCCCCGCCGACGCGCAACTGGCGCCGGAGGATTACTGGTTGTTCCTGCACCTGATCGTCGAACGCCTGGCCCAATACAGGTTCCTCTTCCAGGACTTGTCGAACCTGGCCGGGCGTCTGCCGAAACTGGCCAAGGGTATCCGCCAGTTGCTCAATGCCCTGAAGCGCACCCTGGCGTCCCTGCTGGCGCAACTCAAGGCCCAGGGATTCCTGGTCAGCGGCACCCAGGCCCTGGGGCAACTGGTGGAACAGATCACTCTGACGTTGCTGTTCTCGCTGGACTACCAGCGGATTCTTGATCGCCAAGGAGAGGTGCGGCTGGTGGTCTATCAGATCATGATGCTGGTGGCCCCGCACTTGCTGCCGGCGGCCAAGGTAGCGACCGAACGGTTGGCGTTGCGGTATCTGGAAGACCACGAATAA
- the phaC gene encoding class II poly(R)-hydroxyalkanoic acid synthase, which yields MRDKPAKGSTPAPASVTSAQSAVTGLRGRDLLSTLRDVAAYGLRNPVNSARHALKLGGQLGCVLLGETLHPTNPKDKRFADPTWELNPFYRRSLQAYLAWQKQVRSWIDDCDMTPDDHARAHFAFSLLNDAMAPSNTLLNPLAVKEFFNSGGTSLIRGISHLVDDVLHNDGMPRQITPHAFEVGKTLAITPGAVVFRNELLELIQYRPMSEKQYAKPLLIVPPQINKFYVFDLTPSNSVVQYALKNGLQVFIISWRNPDVRHREWGLSSYVQATEEAMNVCRAITGAREVNLMGACAGGTTIAALQGHLQAKRQLRRVASATYLVSLLDCEIDSAATLFLDEQALEAAKRRSYQKGILDGRDMARVFAWMRPNDLVWNYFINNYLLGKEPPAFDILYWNNDSTRLPAAYHGELLDLFKHNPLTRPGALEVCGTPIDLQKVTVDSFSVAGINDHITPWDSVYRSTLLLGGERRFVLSNSGHIQSIINPPGNPKANYVENPQLSGDPRAWYYDGKHVDGSWWPQWLEWIQARSGARHETRMTLGNAKYPPLEAAPGTYVRVR from the coding sequence ATGCGCGACAAACCGGCGAAGGGTTCCACGCCCGCCCCTGCCAGCGTCACCAGCGCGCAAAGTGCGGTCACCGGCCTGCGCGGCAGGGACTTGTTGTCCACCTTGCGCGACGTTGCCGCCTACGGCTTGCGCAACCCGGTGAACAGTGCCCGCCACGCGTTGAAGCTGGGCGGCCAGCTGGGCTGTGTGTTGTTGGGGGAAACCCTGCACCCCACCAATCCCAAGGACAAGCGCTTCGCTGATCCGACCTGGGAGCTCAACCCCTTCTACCGTCGCAGCCTGCAGGCCTACCTGGCCTGGCAGAAACAGGTCAGGAGCTGGATCGACGATTGCGACATGACGCCTGATGATCATGCACGCGCGCACTTCGCCTTCTCCTTGCTCAACGACGCCATGGCGCCCTCGAACACCTTGCTCAACCCGCTGGCGGTCAAGGAGTTCTTCAACTCCGGCGGCACCAGCCTGATCCGCGGCATCAGTCACCTGGTCGACGACGTGCTGCACAACGATGGGATGCCGCGGCAGATCACGCCCCATGCCTTCGAGGTCGGCAAGACCCTGGCGATCACACCCGGTGCGGTGGTCTTCCGCAATGAACTGCTGGAGCTGATCCAATACCGGCCCATGAGCGAAAAGCAATACGCCAAGCCGTTGCTGATCGTGCCGCCGCAGATCAACAAGTTCTACGTTTTCGACCTGACCCCTTCCAACAGCGTCGTCCAGTACGCCCTGAAGAATGGCCTGCAGGTGTTCATCATCAGTTGGCGCAACCCGGATGTGCGCCACCGAGAATGGGGCCTGTCCAGTTATGTGCAGGCGACCGAAGAAGCCATGAACGTCTGCCGGGCGATCACCGGCGCCCGTGAGGTCAACCTGATGGGGGCCTGCGCTGGCGGCACGACCATCGCCGCCCTGCAGGGCCATCTGCAAGCCAAGCGCCAGCTGCGCCGGGTCGCCAGCGCCACGTACCTGGTGAGCCTGCTGGACTGCGAGATCGACAGCGCCGCCACCCTGTTCCTCGACGAACAGGCCCTCGAAGCCGCCAAGCGCCGCTCCTACCAGAAAGGCATTCTCGATGGCCGTGACATGGCCCGGGTATTCGCCTGGATGCGGCCCAACGACCTGGTGTGGAATTACTTCATCAATAACTACTTGCTGGGCAAGGAGCCGCCGGCCTTCGACATCCTCTATTGGAACAACGACTCCACCCGACTGCCGGCGGCCTATCACGGCGAACTGCTGGACCTTTTCAAACACAACCCACTGACCCGCCCCGGGGCGCTGGAAGTGTGCGGCACGCCGATCGACCTGCAGAAGGTGACAGTGGACAGCTTCAGCGTGGCCGGCATAAACGACCACATCACCCCGTGGGACTCGGTGTATCGGTCGACGTTGCTGCTGGGAGGCGAGCGACGCTTCGTGCTCTCCAACAGCGGCCATATCCAGAGCATCATCAACCCACCGGGCAATCCCAAGGCCAATTACGTCGAGAACCCGCAATTGAGCGGCGACCCGCGGGCCTGGTACTACGACGGCAAACACGTCGATGGCAGCTGGTGGCCTCAATGGCTGGAGTGGATTCAGGCGCGCTCCGGTGCCCGACATGAAACCCGGATGACCCTGGGCAATGCCAAATACCCACCGCTGGAGGCTGCACCCGGAACCTATGTACGCGTGCGTTGA
- the phaZ gene encoding poly(3-hydroxyalkanoate) depolymerase — MPQPYIFRTVDLDGQTLRTAVRPGKPHLTPLLIFNGIGANLELLFPFIEALDPDLEVIAFDVPGVGGSSTPSRPYRFPGLAKLAARMLDYLDYGQVSVVGVSWGGALAQQFAHDYPERCKKLILAATAAGAVMVPGKPKVLWMMASPRRYVQPSHVLRIAPLIYGGSFRRDPSLATSHAARVRSAGKLGYYWQLFAGLGWTSIHWLHKIHQPTLILAGDDDPLIPLINMRMLAWRIPNSQLHIIDDGHLFLITRAEAVAPIIMKFLEEERQRAVMHPRPTPQGSG, encoded by the coding sequence ATGCCGCAACCGTACATTTTCCGTACCGTCGATCTGGATGGCCAGACCTTGCGCACCGCGGTACGCCCCGGCAAGCCTCACTTGACGCCCCTGCTGATCTTCAACGGCATCGGCGCCAACCTGGAGCTGTTGTTCCCGTTCATCGAGGCCCTGGACCCGGACCTGGAAGTCATCGCCTTCGACGTGCCCGGTGTCGGCGGTTCATCGACACCCAGCCGGCCCTATCGCTTTCCCGGCCTGGCAAAGCTTGCCGCACGCATGCTCGATTACCTCGACTATGGGCAGGTCAGCGTGGTCGGTGTGTCTTGGGGCGGAGCCCTGGCCCAGCAGTTCGCCCACGACTACCCGGAGCGCTGCAAGAAGCTGATATTGGCGGCCACGGCCGCCGGAGCGGTGATGGTGCCGGGCAAGCCGAAGGTTCTGTGGATGATGGCCAGCCCCAGGCGCTACGTGCAGCCCTCCCATGTGCTGCGCATCGCGCCGCTGATCTATGGCGGCTCGTTCCGCCGCGACCCGAGCCTAGCGACCAGCCACGCGGCCAGGGTCCGCTCGGCGGGCAAGCTCGGGTATTACTGGCAACTGTTTGCCGGCCTGGGCTGGACCAGTATCCACTGGCTGCACAAGATCCATCAGCCGACCCTGATCCTGGCCGGCGACGATGATCCGTTGATCCCATTGATCAACATGCGCATGCTGGCCTGGCGCATTCCCAACTCCCAGCTGCACATCATCGATGACGGCCATCTGTTCCTGATCACCCGGGCCGAGGCCGTGGCGCCCATCATCATGAAATTCCTGGAGGAAGAGCGTCAGCGCGCGGTCATGCATCCGCGTCCCACGCCGCAAGGTAGCGGCTGA